One genomic segment of bacterium includes these proteins:
- a CDS encoding dihydrolipoyllysine-residue acetyltransferase, with product MATEFKLPELGENIESADIINVLVKTGDVIEKEQSIIEIETDKATIEVPSNISGKITEVLVKQGDSVKVGQTIIKVDEGGKEEAKAESKSEVKTEKKEETKKEEKKSEAKKEVKETVKSEPGKIVEFKVPDLGENIESADVINVLVKNGETISKDQGVIEIETDKATVEVPSSVEGKIVEVNVKTGDKVKVGDVLIKVESSTSTPSTIKEPAKVKEESVKKETPATTQTPKGEVSELKVGEHDDQPPILRGAAPAAPSVRRIARELGVDINKVPGSGEGGRISMDDVKAYVKKIMTGKSEAVGLGIQKETLPDFSKYGKIERVAMNKIREKTATHLSYAWSVIPHVTQFDKTDITEFEKDRKELSKKVEEHGAKLTVTGILIKIIAEGMKKFPQFNSSIDMDKMEVIYKKYINIGVAVDTEYGLLVPVIKNADQKNLIQISVELNQLAQKARDKKLSLEEMQGGCFTITNLGGIGGTYFTPIVNSPEVAILGVSRGNYEPVYNKEGKFEPRLMLPLSLSYDHRIIDGADAIRFLRWVCEALEEPLKIFM from the coding sequence ATGGCAACAGAATTTAAACTACCTGAACTTGGTGAAAATATAGAATCGGCAGACATCATTAATGTACTCGTAAAAACCGGTGATGTAATCGAAAAAGAACAATCAATCATTGAAATAGAAACCGACAAAGCAACGATTGAAGTCCCCTCAAATATTTCCGGAAAGATTACCGAAGTTTTAGTCAAGCAGGGCGATTCGGTTAAAGTCGGACAGACAATTATTAAAGTTGATGAAGGTGGGAAAGAAGAGGCAAAGGCTGAGTCTAAGTCAGAGGTAAAAACAGAAAAGAAAGAAGAGACAAAGAAGGAAGAGAAAAAATCTGAAGCTAAAAAAGAAGTTAAAGAAACAGTAAAGTCAGAACCGGGGAAAATTGTTGAATTCAAAGTTCCCGACCTCGGTGAAAATATTGAATCAGCCGATGTAATTAACGTTCTTGTGAAAAATGGAGAAACAATTTCAAAAGATCAGGGTGTGATTGAAATAGAAACCGATAAAGCCACAGTTGAAGTACCATCTTCTGTTGAAGGAAAAATTGTTGAAGTCAATGTAAAGACCGGCGATAAAGTAAAAGTTGGCGATGTTCTTATTAAAGTAGAATCATCGACATCAACTCCATCAACTATAAAAGAACCTGCAAAAGTAAAAGAAGAATCGGTTAAGAAGGAAACTCCTGCAACAACTCAAACTCCAAAAGGCGAAGTGAGTGAATTGAAAGTCGGTGAACACGATGATCAACCTCCCATCTTAAGAGGCGCAGCTCCTGCAGCTCCATCCGTCAGAAGAATTGCAAGAGAACTAGGTGTCGATATAAACAAAGTTCCCGGTTCAGGTGAAGGCGGAAGAATATCGATGGATGACGTGAAGGCTTATGTAAAGAAAATTATGACTGGAAAATCAGAAGCAGTTGGATTAGGAATTCAAAAAGAAACACTGCCTGATTTCAGCAAGTATGGCAAGATAGAACGAGTTGCGATGAACAAGATCCGCGAGAAGACTGCAACTCATTTGAGCTATGCATGGTCGGTCATTCCACACGTAACTCAATTTGATAAAACCGATATCACTGAGTTTGAAAAAGACAGAAAAGAACTTAGCAAAAAAGTTGAAGAGCACGGTGCAAAGCTCACGGTAACTGGTATCCTCATTAAAATAATTGCTGAAGGAATGAAAAAGTTTCCACAGTTTAACAGCAGCATTGATATGGATAAAATGGAAGTCATCTACAAAAAATATATCAACATCGGTGTTGCGGTTGATACTGAATACGGGTTGCTAGTTCCTGTAATTAAAAATGCTGATCAGAAAAATCTTATTCAAATCTCTGTGGAATTGAATCAGCTTGCGCAAAAAGCTCGTGACAAAAAACTTTCTCTGGAAGAAATGCAAGGTGGATGTTTTACAATCACAAATCTCGGCGGAATTGGTGGAACTTATTTTACCCCGATTGTAAACTCGCCTGAAGTTGCAATTCTCGGAGTATCTCGTGGAAATTATGAACCTGTTTACAACAAAGAAGGAAAGTTTGAACCGAGATTAATGCTGCCGCTTTCACTTTCTTATGATCATCGGATCATTGATGGCGCAGATGCGATCAGATTTTTACGATGGGTTTGTGAAGCGCTTGAAGAGCCTTTGAAAATATTTATGTGA